From Selenomonadales bacterium, a single genomic window includes:
- a CDS encoding prepilin peptidase translates to MPFVFAAVGSFLNVVIYRLPRGQSVVTPRSQCPNCGHMLNWVDLVPILSYLMLRARCRYCRARIPLRYAAIEALSMVSLSLVWYNTGNILRWPYVVLAALLIAITFIDYDHYYIPDKLLLVGGGAWVGLRAFLPFIDPPRALLGLALGFAVMLVIYLLARGGMGFGDVKLTALLGLYLGPAPVMLTLLLSFVVGATAGILLMILKLKGRKDMLPFGPFLALGAFFTMLCGPAIILWYTQVIGL, encoded by the coding sequence GTGCCTTTTGTGTTTGCCGCAGTAGGGTCGTTTCTTAATGTGGTTATCTACCGCTTGCCGCGCGGCCAAAGCGTGGTTACGCCGCGCTCGCAGTGCCCAAACTGCGGGCATATGCTGAATTGGGTCGATTTAGTGCCCATACTTTCGTATCTGATGCTTAGAGCGCGTTGCCGCTACTGCAGGGCTAGGATTCCGCTCCGCTACGCAGCTATCGAGGCACTAAGCATGGTTAGTTTAAGTCTGGTCTGGTACAATACGGGCAATATCCTGCGCTGGCCTTATGTGGTGTTGGCGGCGCTCTTGATTGCCATCACCTTTATTGACTACGACCACTACTATATACCAGATAAGCTGCTGCTTGTCGGTGGGGGTGCGTGGGTTGGCTTACGCGCATTCCTCCCGTTTATTGACCCCCCGCGCGCATTGCTTGGGCTTGCCCTCGGCTTCGCCGTGATGTTGGTGATTTACTTGTTGGCGCGCGGCGGCATGGGCTTTGGCGATGTTAAGCTGACTGCGTTGCTCGGGTTGTACCTTGGCCCGGCACCTGTCATGCTTACGCTTCTTCTGTCATTTGTTGTCGGAGCGACAGCAGGGATTTTGCTTATGATATTGAAATTAAAGGGCAGAAAGGATATGCTCCCTTTCGGCCCCTTTCTTGCTTTAGGTGCCTTTTTCACAATGTTGTGTGGCCCTGCCATTATTTTGTGGTATACTCAAGTGATAGGGTTGTAG
- a CDS encoding prepilin-type N-terminal cleavage/methylation domain-containing protein: MSACTRLRRRNGFTLVEVLVSVAMLGILVLPLMGIFTQSLRSVHAGRAQVTAAFHAQRLMDDFVLADAAGRVPLGRTAIDGTFSFERAVRTHPGTGLTEVVITVFWQQGAIARTLRVVSLVAPR, from the coding sequence ATGTCGGCATGCACGCGCTTGCGCCGCAGGAATGGTTTTACGCTGGTGGAAGTGCTGGTATCCGTGGCGATGCTTGGTATACTCGTATTGCCGCTTATGGGCATCTTTACGCAGAGCCTGCGCTCGGTGCACGCTGGCAGGGCACAGGTGACGGCGGCCTTTCACGCGCAACGGCTGATGGACGACTTTGTTTTGGCCGATGCCGCAGGACGCGTGCCGCTTGGCCGCACTGCCATTGACGGTACCTTTTCGTTTGAGCGCGCCGTGCGCACGCACCCGGGAACGGGACTAACCGAAGTAGTGATTACAGTGTTTTGGCAACAGGGAGCGATAGCGAGAACGCTGAGGGTGGTGAGCCTAGTTGCGCCGCGCTGA
- a CDS encoding prepilin-type N-terminal cleavage/methylation domain-containing protein yields the protein MRRAEAGLTLIEMLVAVGTMGLVAVIVASLFAQGMHTYSAGQAAGLVIADVRFAVEQIATRLREARPDHVVVADAGRQITFQVWDRTLLPPGWRTLTYRLSGNDIRLNDQPMASYVQSLQFMLTDGGRAVTITVTTVSSVSGARPGTGLPFTFTTRAVLRN from the coding sequence TTGCGCCGCGCTGAAGCAGGCTTGACCTTAATTGAGATGTTAGTGGCGGTCGGCACGATGGGGCTTGTGGCTGTAATTGTGGCCTCGCTCTTTGCCCAAGGGATGCACACCTACAGCGCCGGACAGGCCGCGGGCTTAGTAATTGCCGATGTGCGTTTTGCCGTCGAGCAAATCGCCACGCGCTTGAGAGAGGCTCGGCCCGATCATGTTGTGGTCGCCGACGCCGGACGTCAGATAACTTTTCAGGTGTGGGACAGAACGCTTCTTCCCCCCGGTTGGCGCACGCTGACCTATCGCTTGTCCGGGAACGATATTCGACTCAACGACCAACCTATGGCGTCTTACGTGCAGAGCTTGCAGTTTATGCTTACGGACGGAGGCCGCGCCGTAACTATCACCGTTACTACAGTAAGCTCCGTCTCCGGCGCTCGCCCCGGCACGGGTCTGCCGTTTACGTTTACGACGCGGGCGGTGCTCAGGAACTGA